A region of Capra hircus breed San Clemente chromosome 11, ASM170441v1, whole genome shotgun sequence DNA encodes the following proteins:
- the SLC2A6 gene encoding solute carrier family 2, facilitated glucose transporter member 6 isoform X1: protein MQEPLLGAEGRDYDTFPEKPPPSPGERTRVGVLQNKRVFLATFAAVLGNFSFGYALVYTSPVIPALEQSSDPNLNLTKTQASWFGSVFTLGAAAGGLSAMVLNDLLGRKLSIMFSAVPSAAGYALMAGAHGLWMLLLGRMLTGFAGGLTAACIPVYVSEIAPPSVRGALGATPQLMAVFGSLSLYALGLLLPWRWLAVAGEGPVLVMVLLLSCMPNSPRFLLSKGRDTEALQALAWLRGADADTRGEFEQIQDTVQRQSSPLSWAEARDPHMYRPVVIALLMRFLQQLTGITPILVYLQSIFDSTAVLLPPKDDAAIVGAVRLLSVLIAALTMDLAGRKVLLFVSAAGMFAANLTLGLYVHFGPKSLAPNSTVGLEHAALAGTEQPLATPTSYLTLVPLLATMLFIMGYAMGWGPITWLLMSEILPLRARGVASGLCVLVSWLTAFALTKSFLLVTNAFGLQAPFFFFAAVCLVNLAFTGCCVPETKGRSLEQIESFFRTGRRSFLR, encoded by the exons ATGCAGGAGCCGCTGCTGGGAGCCGAAGGCCGGGACTATGACACCTTCCCCGAGAAGCCGCCCCCGTCACCAGGGGAGAGGACGCGGGTCGG ggtCCTGCAGAACAAGAGAGTGTTCCTGGCTACCTTCGCTGCTGTGCTGGGCAATTTCAGCTTCGGGTACGCCCTGGTCTACACGTCCCCCGTCATCCCCGCCCTGGAGCAGTCCTCGGATCCAAACCTGAATCTGACCAAAACCCAGGCATCCTGGTTCGGG TCCGTGTTCACCCTCGGTGCGGCCGCCGGGGGACTCAGTGCCATGGTCCTCAATGATCTCCTGGGCCGGAAGCTCAGCATCATGTTCTCAGCTGTGCCCTCGGCAGCCGGCTATGCGCTGATGGCGGGCGCCCACGGCCTCTGGATGCTGCTTCTGGGAAGGATGCTGACGGGCTTCGCAGGGGGGCTCACAGCTGCCTGCATCCCG GTGTACGTGTCTGAGATTGCTCCCCCCAGCGTTCGCGGGGCCCTGGGTGCCACGCCCCAGCTCATGGCGGTGTTCGGGTCACTGTCCCTCTATGCCCTTG GCCTGCTGCTGCCCTGGCGCTGGCTGGCCGTGGCCGGGGAGGGGCCAGTGCTCGTCATGGTCCTGCTGCTCAGCTGTATGCCCAACTCCCCTCGCTTCCTGCTCTCCAAGGGCAGGGACACAGAGGCGCTGCAGGCGCTGGCCTGGCTGCGAGGGGCCGATGCCGACACCCGCGGGGAGTTCGAGCAGATCCAGGACACCGTCCAGAGACAG AGCAGCCCCCTGTCGTGGGCCGAGGCCCGGGACCCCCACATGTACCGCCCCGTCGTCATCGCCTTGCTGATGCGCTTCCTGCAGCAGCTGACGGGCATCACGCCCATCCTTGTCTACCTGCAGTCCATCTTTGACAGCACCGCCGTCCTGCTG CCCCCCAAGGACGACGCCGCCATCGTGGGCGCCGTGAGGCTCCTGTCCGTGCTGATCGCCGCCCTCACCATGGACTTGGCCGGCCGCAAGGTCCTGCTCTTCGTCTCGG CCGCTGGCATGTTTGCTGCCAACCTGACCCTGGGGCTGTACGTGCATTTTGGTCCGAAGTCTCTGGCCCCCAACAGCACCGTGGGCCTGGAGCACGCGGCCCTGGCGGGCACGGAGCAGCCCCTGGCCACGCCCACCAGCTACCTCACCCTGGTGCCCCTGCTGGCCACCATGCTCTTCATCATGG GCTATGCCATGGGCTGGGGCCCCATCACCTGGCTTCTCATGTCGGAGATCCTGCCCCTGCGGGCCCGTGGCGTGGCCTCGGGGCTCTGCGTGCTGGTCAGCTGGCTCACCGCCTTTGCCCTCACCAAGTCCTTCCTGCTGGTGACG AACGCCTTCGGCCTGCAGGCCCCCTTCTTCTTCTTCGCCGCCGTGTGTCTGGTGAACCTGGCCTTCACCGGCTGCTGTGTGCCCGAGACCAAGGGCCGGTCGCTGGAGCAGATCGAGTCCTTCTTCCGCACCGGGAGGAGGTCCTTCCTGCGCTAG
- the SLC2A6 gene encoding solute carrier family 2, facilitated glucose transporter member 6 isoform X2 — protein sequence MQEPLLGAEGRDYDTFPEKPPPSPGERTRVGVLQNKRVFLATFAAVLGNFSFGYALVYTSPVIPALEQSSDPNLNLTKTQASWFGSVFTLGAAAGGLSAMVLNDLLGRKLSIMFSAVPSAAGYALMAGAHGLWMLLLGRMLTGFAGGLTAACIPVYVSEIAPPSVRGALGATPQLMAVFGSLSLYALGLLLPWRWLAVAGEGPVLVMVLLLSCMPNSPRFLLSKGRDTEALQALAWLRGADADTRGEFEQIQDTVQRQSIFDSTAVLLPPKDDAAIVGAVRLLSVLIAALTMDLAGRKVLLFVSAAGMFAANLTLGLYVHFGPKSLAPNSTVGLEHAALAGTEQPLATPTSYLTLVPLLATMLFIMGYAMGWGPITWLLMSEILPLRARGVASGLCVLVSWLTAFALTKSFLLVTNAFGLQAPFFFFAAVCLVNLAFTGCCVPETKGRSLEQIESFFRTGRRSFLR from the exons ATGCAGGAGCCGCTGCTGGGAGCCGAAGGCCGGGACTATGACACCTTCCCCGAGAAGCCGCCCCCGTCACCAGGGGAGAGGACGCGGGTCGG ggtCCTGCAGAACAAGAGAGTGTTCCTGGCTACCTTCGCTGCTGTGCTGGGCAATTTCAGCTTCGGGTACGCCCTGGTCTACACGTCCCCCGTCATCCCCGCCCTGGAGCAGTCCTCGGATCCAAACCTGAATCTGACCAAAACCCAGGCATCCTGGTTCGGG TCCGTGTTCACCCTCGGTGCGGCCGCCGGGGGACTCAGTGCCATGGTCCTCAATGATCTCCTGGGCCGGAAGCTCAGCATCATGTTCTCAGCTGTGCCCTCGGCAGCCGGCTATGCGCTGATGGCGGGCGCCCACGGCCTCTGGATGCTGCTTCTGGGAAGGATGCTGACGGGCTTCGCAGGGGGGCTCACAGCTGCCTGCATCCCG GTGTACGTGTCTGAGATTGCTCCCCCCAGCGTTCGCGGGGCCCTGGGTGCCACGCCCCAGCTCATGGCGGTGTTCGGGTCACTGTCCCTCTATGCCCTTG GCCTGCTGCTGCCCTGGCGCTGGCTGGCCGTGGCCGGGGAGGGGCCAGTGCTCGTCATGGTCCTGCTGCTCAGCTGTATGCCCAACTCCCCTCGCTTCCTGCTCTCCAAGGGCAGGGACACAGAGGCGCTGCAGGCGCTGGCCTGGCTGCGAGGGGCCGATGCCGACACCCGCGGGGAGTTCGAGCAGATCCAGGACACCGTCCAGAGACAG TCCATCTTTGACAGCACCGCCGTCCTGCTG CCCCCCAAGGACGACGCCGCCATCGTGGGCGCCGTGAGGCTCCTGTCCGTGCTGATCGCCGCCCTCACCATGGACTTGGCCGGCCGCAAGGTCCTGCTCTTCGTCTCGG CCGCTGGCATGTTTGCTGCCAACCTGACCCTGGGGCTGTACGTGCATTTTGGTCCGAAGTCTCTGGCCCCCAACAGCACCGTGGGCCTGGAGCACGCGGCCCTGGCGGGCACGGAGCAGCCCCTGGCCACGCCCACCAGCTACCTCACCCTGGTGCCCCTGCTGGCCACCATGCTCTTCATCATGG GCTATGCCATGGGCTGGGGCCCCATCACCTGGCTTCTCATGTCGGAGATCCTGCCCCTGCGGGCCCGTGGCGTGGCCTCGGGGCTCTGCGTGCTGGTCAGCTGGCTCACCGCCTTTGCCCTCACCAAGTCCTTCCTGCTGGTGACG AACGCCTTCGGCCTGCAGGCCCCCTTCTTCTTCTTCGCCGCCGTGTGTCTGGTGAACCTGGCCTTCACCGGCTGCTGTGTGCCCGAGACCAAGGGCCGGTCGCTGGAGCAGATCGAGTCCTTCTTCCGCACCGGGAGGAGGTCCTTCCTGCGCTAG